One region of Jatrophihabitans cynanchi genomic DNA includes:
- a CDS encoding UTP--glucose-1-phosphate uridylyltransferase, translated as MDGTERVTKAVIPAAGRGTRFLPLTKVVPKELAPIVSTPTIEFVVAEAAGNGLTDLLVVLGPGKDEIADYFAPHPDLEAALEESGDKDALAAIRRVGELVRFHQAVQQVPRGLGDAIAHAADFAAGEPIAVLLPDDLIDERDDLLGAMLAVHAEHGGAVLGLLDVPRRDVGMYGCITPAPGADMTGDVIAVADLVEKPAPDEAPSTLAIIGRYVLPPEIFPALERTEPGAKGEIQVTDAVRLLAQEGVPVHGVVFRGRRYDTGNRLDYLKAVVQLAQQHPQIGEDFGAWLREYVSGSH; from the coding sequence ATGGATGGCACCGAGCGCGTCACGAAGGCGGTGATTCCCGCCGCCGGGCGTGGGACGCGGTTCCTGCCGCTGACCAAGGTGGTGCCGAAAGAACTCGCCCCGATCGTCAGCACCCCGACGATCGAGTTCGTCGTCGCCGAGGCGGCCGGAAACGGGCTGACCGACCTGCTGGTGGTGCTCGGCCCGGGCAAGGACGAGATCGCCGACTACTTCGCGCCGCACCCGGACCTGGAGGCGGCGCTCGAGGAGAGCGGCGACAAGGACGCGCTGGCGGCGATCCGGCGGGTCGGCGAGTTGGTGCGGTTCCACCAGGCCGTACAGCAGGTGCCGCGCGGGCTGGGCGACGCGATCGCGCACGCGGCGGACTTCGCGGCGGGCGAGCCGATCGCCGTGCTGCTGCCCGATGACCTGATCGACGAGCGTGACGACCTGCTGGGCGCCATGCTGGCCGTGCACGCCGAACATGGCGGAGCGGTCCTCGGCCTGCTCGACGTCCCGCGCCGCGACGTCGGGATGTACGGCTGCATCACGCCGGCGCCCGGCGCGGACATGACCGGCGACGTGATCGCGGTGGCCGATCTGGTCGAGAAGCCCGCACCGGACGAGGCGCCCAGCACGCTGGCGATCATCGGGCGGTACGTGCTGCCGCCGGAGATCTTCCCCGCGCTGGAGCGCACCGAGCCCGGGGCCAAGGGCGAGATCCAGGTGACCGACGCGGTGCGCCTGCTCGCCCAGGAGGGCGTCCCGGTGCACGGCGTGGTGTTCCGCGGCCGCCGCTACGACACCGGCAACCGGCTGGACTACCTGAAGGCAGTCGTGCAGCTCGCGCAGCAACACCCGCAGATCGGCGAGGACTTCGGCGCCTGGCTGCGCGAGTATGTCTCGGGATCCCACTGA
- the glp gene encoding molybdotransferase-like divisome protein Glp gives MAADARLRTVDEQLEIVLAGLGSIDPIELTLLDAQGLLLAENVSTEVPLPGFDNSAMDGYAVRAVDTRDATPEHPVVLPVVGDVAAGATSRSGMGPGLTMRIMTGAPIPAGADGVIPLEDTDRGVAKVAIRRPVQSGECVRRAGEDLPAGAPALGAGAALGPQQLALLAAIGRDRVIVRPRPRVLVISTGSELIDVGHKPSFGEVTDSNSYLVTAAARDAGADARRIGIVPDDHSKLLDALESQLLRADVLVTTGGVSMGAFDIVKQALSELGTVEFTRIAMQPGKPQGFGHLGDRVPIFCLPGNPVSALVSFEAFVRPAIRKLLGKRNLQRATVQAVALERVDSPAGIRQYRRGVLHREATGGYSVSLVGGAGSHLIASMASSNCLVVIDEEVTEVVAGSRVTVIPLLLANR, from the coding sequence GTGGCTGCAGATGCCCGCCTGCGCACGGTCGACGAGCAGCTCGAGATCGTGCTCGCCGGCCTGGGGTCGATCGACCCCATCGAGCTGACCCTGCTCGACGCGCAGGGGCTGCTGCTCGCCGAGAACGTCAGCACCGAGGTGCCGCTGCCCGGGTTCGACAACTCGGCGATGGACGGGTACGCGGTGCGCGCGGTGGACACCCGGGACGCCACCCCCGAGCATCCGGTGGTGCTGCCGGTCGTCGGTGACGTGGCCGCCGGGGCGACGTCCCGCTCCGGGATGGGCCCGGGACTGACGATGCGGATCATGACTGGCGCGCCGATCCCCGCGGGCGCCGACGGGGTCATCCCGCTGGAGGACACCGACCGCGGGGTGGCCAAGGTGGCGATCCGCCGGCCGGTGCAGTCCGGCGAGTGCGTCCGCCGCGCGGGGGAGGACCTGCCGGCCGGAGCACCCGCGCTGGGTGCCGGCGCCGCGCTCGGGCCGCAGCAACTCGCCCTGCTCGCCGCGATCGGCCGCGACCGCGTGATCGTCCGCCCGCGGCCGCGGGTGCTGGTGATCTCGACCGGCAGCGAGCTGATCGACGTCGGGCACAAGCCGAGCTTCGGCGAGGTGACCGACTCGAACTCCTACCTGGTGACGGCGGCCGCGCGCGATGCCGGTGCTGACGCGCGGCGCATCGGCATCGTCCCGGACGATCATTCCAAGCTGCTGGACGCGCTGGAGAGCCAGTTGCTGCGTGCCGACGTGCTGGTGACCACCGGCGGCGTCAGCATGGGGGCGTTCGACATCGTCAAACAGGCGCTGTCGGAGCTGGGCACCGTCGAGTTCACCCGGATCGCGATGCAGCCCGGCAAGCCGCAGGGCTTCGGGCACCTCGGTGATCGGGTACCGATCTTCTGCCTGCCCGGCAACCCGGTCAGCGCGCTGGTGTCCTTCGAGGCGTTCGTCCGGCCGGCGATCCGCAAGCTGCTGGGCAAGCGCAACCTGCAGCGTGCGACCGTGCAGGCCGTCGCGCTGGAGCGGGTCGACAGCCCGGCCGGTATCCGACAGTACCGCCGCGGCGTGTTGCACCGCGAGGCGACCGGCGGGTACAGCGTGTCGCTGGTCGGCGGGGCCGGCTCGCACCTGATCGCCTCGATGGCCTCGTCCAACTGCCTCGTCGTGATCGACGAGGAGGTGACCGAGGTGGTGGCCGGGTCGCGGGTGACGGTGATCCCGCTGCTGCTGGCGAATCGCTGA
- a CDS encoding 5-formyltetrahydrofolate cyclo-ligase yields the protein MEAKQQLRERLLAARRSRSSDELAIARAGVRNAIRAHAEQAGWRCVAGYLPLRTEPGSLDALGDLRALGVRVLVPVLLADRDLTWLEWDGAERDGAERDGAERDGAERDGDGATGAPLGVAAIATADAVLVPALAVARDGVRLGRGGGSYDRALARVPAGVPRIALLFDGELVAELPREPWDEPVTAVITPSGLRNLPTPA from the coding sequence GTGGAGGCCAAGCAGCAGCTGCGCGAGAGGCTGCTGGCCGCGCGCCGGTCCCGTAGCTCGGACGAGCTCGCGATCGCCCGCGCCGGCGTGCGGAACGCGATCCGCGCGCACGCCGAGCAGGCCGGCTGGCGCTGCGTCGCCGGCTACCTGCCGCTGCGCACCGAACCCGGGTCGCTGGACGCGCTCGGGGACCTGCGGGCGCTCGGCGTGCGGGTGCTGGTGCCGGTCCTGCTCGCCGACCGCGACCTGACCTGGCTCGAATGGGACGGTGCCGAACGGGACGGTGCCGAACGGGACGGTGCCGAACGGGACGGTGCCGAACGGGATGGGGACGGCGCCACCGGCGCACCGCTCGGCGTGGCCGCGATCGCGACGGCCGACGCGGTGCTGGTGCCTGCGCTGGCCGTCGCCCGCGACGGCGTCCGGCTCGGGCGCGGCGGCGGCTCCTACGACCGCGCGCTGGCCCGGGTGCCGGCCGGGGTGCCCCGGATCGCGCTGCTGTTCGACGGCGAGCTGGTGGCCGAACTGCCGCGCGAGCCGTGGGACGAACCGGTCACGGCCGTGATCACCCCGTCCGGCCTGCGTAACCTGCCTACCCCTGCGTGA
- a CDS encoding large conductance mechanosensitive channel protein MscL — translation MLKGFKNFLMRGDVIVIAVGLVVALAFSGLIKAFTDFIINPLIAAAQGGQAIGLGVQLGDKGNKSTFMDFGQFISAVIYFVVFMAVVYFLIVLPYKGIMARQGKTVFGDPAPTATCPACLSDDLPIGASKCKYCASDLPTAPQTGATTPGL, via the coding sequence ATGCTGAAGGGGTTCAAGAACTTCCTGATGCGCGGGGACGTCATCGTCATTGCGGTCGGCCTGGTCGTCGCCCTCGCATTCAGCGGCCTGATCAAGGCGTTCACCGACTTCATCATCAACCCGCTGATCGCCGCGGCGCAGGGGGGACAGGCCATCGGCCTCGGCGTGCAGCTCGGCGACAAGGGCAACAAGTCCACCTTCATGGACTTCGGTCAGTTCATCTCCGCCGTCATCTACTTCGTCGTCTTCATGGCGGTCGTGTACTTCCTGATCGTGCTGCCCTACAAGGGCATCATGGCGCGGCAGGGCAAGACCGTGTTCGGTGATCCGGCGCCGACCGCGACCTGCCCGGCGTGCCTGTCGGACGACCTGCCGATCGGCGCGTCCAAGTGCAAGTACTGCGCCAGCGACCTGCCGACCGCGCCGCAGACAGGCGCGACGACACCCGGCCTGTAG
- a CDS encoding molybdenum cofactor biosynthesis protein MoaE, whose product MNETTTTRLVEISQAPLDVAAHEAAAARPGAGATVVFCGVVRDTDHGRVVTELEYQGHPSAQDVLEAIVAEIEADAGVLGLAVSHRLGTLQIGDAALVAAVSTAHRHEAFAICGRLVEEVKHRLPIWKRQTFADGTDEWVNCP is encoded by the coding sequence ATGAACGAGACGACGACCACCCGGCTGGTCGAGATCAGCCAGGCGCCACTGGACGTGGCCGCACACGAGGCGGCCGCCGCGCGGCCGGGCGCGGGGGCGACCGTGGTGTTCTGCGGTGTCGTTCGCGACACCGACCACGGCCGGGTGGTCACCGAGCTGGAGTATCAGGGCCACCCGAGCGCGCAGGACGTGCTGGAGGCGATCGTCGCCGAGATCGAGGCCGACGCCGGGGTGCTCGGCCTCGCGGTGAGCCACCGGCTGGGGACGCTGCAGATCGGCGATGCCGCGCTGGTGGCCGCGGTGTCGACGGCACACCGGCACGAGGCGTTCGCGATCTGCGGCCGGCTCGTCGAGGAGGTCAAGCACCGGTTGCCGATCTGGAAGCGGCAGACCTTCGCCGACGGCACCGACGAGTGGGTCAATTGCCCGTGA
- a CDS encoding 5'-nucleotidase C-terminal domain-containing protein, with translation MPRRLLAVLTSITTAAGLTLAVPAAASAHPAQHRGHSSGSHPVVLYSSDGMRPDLMQLFAAGGSMPTYAGLMRAGVTGQNGLTQGFPPNTGQGWYTLATGAWPGVHGSTNNTFFDNRLPFTSSISFSFHGNGASPGSDPTNVLEAQSVASSAELAGKKVAQVEWTGGLNANIAGPTVDYASFYSKRGVLDYPLDATKQSSAASFGLSYQVAAFTPAAGWTHVPASHNPAQQTTLLVQSTSPSLNPDRTFDLYVYASGSHGYDRVLVVPSGASKDGAHAVATLVPGQYQAVKFRGADGLTGTAAGESTGFYLKVTELAGDLSHFGLYFTSLTRPNAHCAIAACDALPAGAPGEDRLAKYLADNLPPAVFGDFAPEEAGIIDEDTWYQQTVGLNQAYDSAVLRYVLGTLQPDTQVLLAGTDETDEVSHQILGLLTPTAPDGTRNPYYDRVAGTGPRDHRVAQRLGYLIGAYHNADSRLGLIRSLVGSNADILASSDHGFAPQWYAIDAALPLKQLGLQDVEQTGNCRPAAASAPGGTIAKECEAGATAQIYLDVKGRNPDGVLDPAQYQATVNRIVDAYRNLRDPNTGKKIIEAVFTKAQMADVDGSDSLNPTRTGDVVVVAKVPYQFDAATVGTLVAPSRFFGQHGYLPDDVDLRHNVNMHATFVAGGPDIVHDRSLAGVRAVDLAPTLAVLGGFDPPLQAQGRVLTSIIRGGHRYVSGQLLGINDVHGNITGKGLSYTDPYTGVKDAAGGIGVLATYLERARAGAPNTLTVEAGDMVGASPPESALLRDKPTLDALNLMGIDLGTLGNHEFDRGVTEMLRQVDGGQSTIDSSITFSGLDYPVVDANVISDATGKPLLPPYRIEKIGGVRVAFIGATTITTPTIVTTGGTSGVHFVDEATAINGYVHTLQHKGVHAFVVVIHEGGSQSGFPVGTVNGRIHDIAAALDPAVKVVVSGHSHTVIDTRVGHALVIQASSFTRAFDQVQLLLDRRAGTISAAWGRVVPVWTSFPPASTDPAATPVPPDPQVQAVVDAAVTATNPITQQVINHASADIPSQREGGSTPAGESPAGDLVADAQRSYTGAQLAFVNTGSIRAGLLAGPVTYGDLFTMQPFQDDYVDTFTLTGAQVWALLNQQLAAGTGGIMQVSGLHFSYSGSQGSGAITGVWLGPVGDDTQPIPNDTSQTYTGTANSFMVGGGDGFTVLESAGSIVQTADSELQPLLSYVGGLPDPFSYSTDGRITQG, from the coding sequence GTGCCACGTCGTCTGCTCGCCGTCCTGACCAGCATCACCACCGCCGCCGGCCTGACCCTGGCCGTCCCGGCCGCAGCATCGGCCCATCCCGCCCAGCACAGGGGGCACTCGTCCGGCAGCCATCCGGTGGTGCTCTACTCCTCCGACGGCATGCGGCCGGACCTCATGCAACTGTTCGCGGCCGGTGGCTCGATGCCCACCTACGCCGGCCTGATGCGGGCCGGCGTCACCGGCCAGAACGGGCTGACCCAGGGCTTCCCGCCGAACACCGGGCAGGGCTGGTACACGCTCGCCACCGGCGCGTGGCCGGGCGTGCACGGCAGCACCAACAACACCTTCTTCGACAACCGGCTGCCGTTCACCAGTTCGATCTCCTTCTCCTTCCACGGCAACGGCGCCAGCCCGGGCAGCGATCCGACCAACGTGCTGGAGGCGCAGTCGGTCGCCTCGTCGGCCGAACTGGCCGGCAAGAAGGTCGCCCAGGTCGAGTGGACCGGCGGGCTGAACGCGAACATCGCCGGCCCGACCGTCGACTACGCGTCCTTCTACTCCAAGCGCGGCGTGCTCGACTACCCGCTGGACGCGACGAAGCAGTCCTCGGCCGCCTCGTTCGGGCTGTCCTACCAGGTCGCCGCGTTCACCCCGGCGGCCGGCTGGACGCACGTGCCGGCCAGTCACAATCCGGCGCAGCAGACCACCCTGCTCGTGCAGTCCACATCACCCTCGCTCAACCCGGATCGCACCTTCGACCTGTACGTCTACGCATCCGGCTCGCACGGCTACGACCGGGTGCTCGTCGTGCCGTCGGGCGCGAGCAAGGACGGCGCGCACGCGGTCGCCACGCTCGTCCCAGGGCAGTACCAGGCGGTGAAGTTCCGTGGTGCGGACGGCCTGACCGGCACCGCCGCCGGCGAGAGCACCGGCTTCTACCTCAAGGTCACCGAGCTGGCCGGCGACCTGTCGCACTTCGGCCTGTACTTCACCTCGCTGACCCGTCCCAACGCGCACTGCGCCATCGCCGCCTGCGACGCGCTGCCCGCGGGTGCGCCGGGCGAGGACCGGCTGGCGAAGTACCTCGCCGACAACCTGCCCCCGGCGGTCTTCGGTGACTTCGCTCCGGAGGAGGCCGGGATCATCGACGAGGACACCTGGTACCAGCAGACCGTCGGACTGAACCAGGCGTACGACTCGGCCGTGCTGCGCTACGTGCTCGGCACGCTGCAGCCGGACACCCAGGTGCTGCTCGCCGGCACCGACGAGACCGACGAGGTCAGCCACCAGATCCTCGGCCTGCTCACCCCGACCGCACCGGACGGCACTCGCAACCCGTACTACGACCGGGTGGCCGGAACGGGCCCGCGCGATCACCGGGTGGCGCAACGGCTCGGCTACCTGATCGGGGCCTATCACAACGCCGACTCGCGGCTCGGCCTGATCCGTTCGCTGGTCGGTTCGAACGCGGACATCCTGGCCAGCAGCGACCACGGCTTCGCGCCGCAGTGGTACGCCATCGACGCCGCGCTGCCGCTCAAGCAGCTCGGCCTGCAGGACGTCGAGCAGACCGGCAACTGCCGGCCCGCCGCGGCCAGCGCGCCGGGAGGCACGATCGCCAAGGAGTGCGAGGCCGGCGCTACCGCGCAGATCTACCTCGACGTCAAGGGCCGCAACCCGGACGGCGTCCTGGACCCGGCGCAGTACCAGGCGACGGTGAACCGGATCGTCGACGCCTACCGGAACCTGCGCGACCCGAACACCGGCAAGAAGATCATCGAGGCGGTGTTCACCAAGGCGCAGATGGCCGATGTCGACGGCAGTGACTCGCTGAACCCGACCCGCACGGGTGACGTCGTCGTCGTCGCGAAGGTGCCGTACCAGTTCGACGCGGCCACGGTCGGCACGCTGGTCGCACCGTCACGGTTCTTCGGCCAGCACGGCTACCTGCCCGACGACGTCGACCTGCGGCACAACGTGAACATGCACGCCACGTTCGTCGCCGGCGGCCCGGACATCGTGCACGACCGAAGCCTGGCCGGCGTCCGCGCCGTCGACCTGGCGCCGACCCTCGCCGTGCTGGGCGGCTTCGACCCGCCGCTGCAGGCGCAGGGCCGGGTGCTGACGAGCATCATCCGCGGCGGGCACCGGTACGTGAGCGGCCAGTTGCTCGGCATCAACGACGTCCACGGCAACATCACCGGCAAGGGGCTCAGCTACACCGACCCGTACACCGGGGTGAAGGACGCGGCCGGCGGCATCGGCGTGCTCGCCACCTACCTCGAGCGGGCCCGGGCCGGTGCGCCCAACACGCTCACCGTCGAGGCGGGCGACATGGTCGGCGCCAGCCCGCCGGAGTCGGCGTTGTTGCGCGACAAGCCGACGCTGGACGCGCTGAACCTGATGGGCATCGACCTCGGGACGCTCGGCAACCATGAGTTCGACCGCGGTGTCACCGAGATGCTGCGCCAGGTCGACGGCGGCCAGTCCACGATCGACTCGTCGATCACGTTCAGCGGGCTGGACTACCCGGTCGTCGACGCCAACGTGATCAGCGACGCGACCGGCAAGCCGCTGCTGCCGCCGTACCGGATCGAGAAGATCGGCGGTGTGCGGGTCGCCTTCATCGGCGCCACCACGATCACCACGCCGACGATCGTCACCACCGGCGGAACGAGCGGCGTGCACTTCGTGGACGAGGCGACCGCGATCAACGGCTACGTGCACACGCTGCAGCACAAGGGCGTGCACGCGTTCGTCGTCGTGATCCATGAGGGCGGCAGCCAGTCCGGCTTCCCGGTGGGCACGGTGAACGGCCGCATCCACGACATCGCGGCGGCGCTCGACCCGGCCGTGAAGGTCGTGGTCTCCGGGCACAGCCACACCGTGATCGACACGCGCGTCGGGCACGCCCTGGTGATCCAGGCGTCCTCGTTCACGCGCGCGTTCGACCAGGTGCAGTTGCTGCTCGACAGGCGCGCCGGCACGATCAGCGCCGCCTGGGGCCGCGTCGTCCCGGTCTGGACGTCGTTCCCGCCGGCGAGCACCGATCCGGCCGCGACGCCGGTGCCGCCCGACCCGCAGGTGCAGGCGGTCGTGGACGCCGCGGTGACCGCGACGAACCCGATCACGCAGCAGGTGATCAACCACGCGTCGGCGGACATCCCGTCGCAACGCGAGGGCGGCTCGACGCCGGCGGGGGAGTCGCCGGCCGGTGACCTGGTGGCCGACGCGCAGCGCTCGTACACCGGCGCGCAACTGGCGTTCGTGAACACCGGCAGCATTCGTGCCGGGCTGCTTGCCGGACCGGTCACGTACGGCGACCTGTTCACCATGCAGCCGTTCCAGGACGACTACGTCGACACGTTCACGCTGACCGGCGCGCAGGTCTGGGCGCTGCTGAACCAGCAGCTGGCGGCGGGCACCGGCGGCATCATGCAGGTGTCCGGGCTGCACTTCAGCTACTCCGGCAGCCAGGGCAGCGGCGCGATCACCGGCGTGTGGCTCGGCCCGGTGGGCGACGACACGCAGCCGATCCCGAACGACACGTCGCAGACGTACACCGGCACCGCGAACTCGTTCATGGTCGGCGGTGGCGACGGGTTCACCGTGCTGGAGTCGGCGGGCAGCATCGTGCAGACCGCGGATTCGGAACTGCAGCCGCTGCTCAGCTACGTCGGCGGCCTGCCCGACCCGTTCAGCTACAGCACGGACGGGCGGATCACGCAGGGGTAG
- a CDS encoding MogA/MoaB family molybdenum cofactor biosynthesis protein, protein MDAGVKVAVITCSNRSAAGERADDSGQLLVDLFGADGHDIVLRTVVPDQVDAIRVAVGEACAVADVVITNGGTGLTPTDVTPEAVRPLLEREIPGIAEQIRLASAAKVPTSVLSRGVAGAIGRTLVVTLPGSPGGVRDGYAVLAPLAAHAVDQLGGGDHRPGGGV, encoded by the coding sequence ATGGACGCGGGCGTGAAGGTTGCCGTGATCACCTGCTCGAACCGGTCGGCGGCCGGCGAGCGCGCCGACGACTCGGGGCAGCTGCTGGTCGACCTCTTCGGCGCCGACGGCCACGACATCGTGCTGCGCACGGTGGTGCCGGACCAGGTGGACGCGATCCGCGTCGCGGTCGGCGAGGCGTGCGCCGTCGCCGACGTCGTCATCACCAACGGCGGGACCGGGCTGACCCCGACCGACGTCACGCCCGAGGCCGTGCGGCCACTGCTGGAGCGGGAGATCCCCGGCATCGCCGAGCAGATCCGGCTCGCGTCCGCGGCCAAGGTACCGACGTCGGTGCTCTCGCGCGGGGTGGCCGGGGCGATCGGCCGCACGCTGGTGGTGACGCTCCCGGGCTCGCCCGGCGGCGTGCGGGACGGGTACGCCGTGCTGGCGCCGCTGGCCGCGCACGCCGTCGACCAGCTCGGCGGCGGCGACCACCGACCCGGAGGCGGAGTATGA
- a CDS encoding FmdB family zinc ribbon protein yields MPTYQYACTSADCRNEFELVQSFTDPAASECPSCGGPVRKVFSAVGVVFKGSGFYRTDSRKSGASSDGGGRSEKSDEKSGDTSAAKTSAKAASSSSSSSSSSSSSSSSSSDSGSGGSANGAAKSAPSSAGKAAAPA; encoded by the coding sequence ATGCCCACCTACCAGTACGCCTGCACCAGCGCCGACTGCCGCAACGAGTTCGAGCTCGTGCAGTCGTTCACCGACCCGGCCGCCAGCGAATGCCCCAGCTGCGGCGGACCGGTCCGCAAGGTGTTCTCCGCGGTAGGCGTGGTGTTCAAGGGCTCGGGCTTCTATCGCACCGACAGCCGCAAGTCCGGTGCGTCCAGCGACGGTGGCGGCCGGTCGGAGAAGTCGGACGAGAAGTCCGGCGACACGTCCGCGGCCAAGACCAGCGCCAAGGCCGCGTCGTCCTCGTCGTCCTCATCCTCGTCATCCTCATCCTCGTCATCGTCCTCGTCGGACTCCGGCTCGGGTGGCTCCGCGAACGGCGCGGCGAAGAGCGCGCCGAGTTCGGCCGGCAAGGCCGCGGCCCCGGCCTGA